From Acidobacteriota bacterium, the proteins below share one genomic window:
- a CDS encoding TonB-dependent receptor — protein sequence MRRSCTAVVALAALALAPGVALAQTNSTITGEVTDNTGGILPGVTVEASSPALIEGSRVAISDGAGRYTLVDLRPGIYNLTFTLPGFSVVVVENQELPAGFTATVDAELSVGALEETVTVSGEAPVVDVQSTRRVEVLDAEVLDAIPTGRNMQSTAQLIVGIKLNRPEVGLSTAAQQTVMMTHGMSWRQVSVAVDGQLVNGTDRDGGIQNYHNELSVQEMTYETSGMTAETSGGGVRINMIPREGGNTYSGQFYTGYSSDALAADHTSVPAAIEGRASSSEGNTLFWDLNAAYGGPIVRDKFWFFMSSRRWQVDKPITGSFYRNMDGTWPRYFDPSPVKLDGKDGRELLSGIDANTITSGLLRLTWQANASNKFSAYMDRIFKDRFRPHGAGDDPATAPNHQGSPIYYTGSAKWTSTLSSRLLLEAGYSSNVENWSYEERQDAPPYGPARPLRQSRPGGGVPFCPSTPCYHVGDPAAIALQSGGTMDPWYQIVRRNDANANFRDRGNWSYVHETPERFNYNVAMSYVTGSHNMKVGVMNSWGIHDRSHDMNADLWQQNYRDGVPYQVRVSNTPIWRPMDYQQDMGIFAQDTWTIDRLTLNLGVRYEINRGRNRATEHAQNRFVPYFSVAERDQLPNWNDIAPRLGMAYDLFGDASTALKFSWGRYNGSNTTSYARQFNAVTHAGENRNWFDCALSPMDDTRCATRQELMTMGFDPSVAFGTSTADMHTVGAAGTAHNGGTNGDDYVQDWEIGFPVSAAFGLPGSVPTEDPNGVERPWVSLMNLGIERELVTGLSVNANWYRRESFDPIIQYGRGLTHADWTALSIPNPCAATGTAPNGFPCSTRGVSVPSTLTIYNLNPEARGLFGTDRFMRNSSSNSDVYNGFEAGFNARLAAGATIFGGWSMERAILNRCDQPEDPNKLLFCDASQFNIPFLHDFKISGTVPLPGGIQLSGSAQFYPAQEMAIRGTDNFGGTNQGGTTFDDVHAYIGNLNYNTTVDDFAAQGVTRTQGLSIPLMPPGSLFADRLTQIDISVRKSFQLPNGMRWDVQADVYNLPNYFPITRFNTTYGGSLGNATRTINRRFLQLATHLHW from the coding sequence ATGAGACGTTCATGCACGGCAGTCGTAGCGCTGGCGGCTCTGGCTCTGGCGCCCGGCGTGGCGCTGGCCCAGACCAACAGCACCATCACCGGCGAGGTCACCGACAACACCGGCGGCATCCTGCCCGGCGTTACGGTCGAGGCATCTTCGCCGGCCCTTATCGAGGGGAGCCGCGTCGCCATCTCGGACGGCGCGGGTCGGTACACCCTGGTCGATCTGCGTCCAGGCATCTACAACCTGACCTTCACGCTGCCCGGCTTCTCGGTCGTCGTGGTCGAGAACCAGGAGCTGCCGGCCGGTTTCACGGCCACGGTGGACGCGGAGCTCTCGGTCGGCGCGCTCGAGGAGACGGTGACCGTCTCGGGCGAGGCGCCGGTCGTCGACGTGCAGTCGACCCGCCGGGTGGAGGTGCTCGACGCCGAGGTGCTCGACGCCATTCCGACCGGCCGCAACATGCAGTCGACCGCGCAGCTCATCGTCGGCATCAAGCTGAACCGGCCCGAGGTCGGCCTGTCGACCGCGGCGCAGCAGACCGTCATGATGACCCACGGCATGAGCTGGCGGCAGGTCAGCGTGGCCGTCGACGGGCAGCTCGTCAACGGCACCGACCGCGACGGCGGCATCCAGAACTACCACAACGAGCTGTCCGTCCAGGAGATGACCTACGAGACCAGCGGCATGACCGCCGAGACCTCGGGGGGCGGGGTGCGCATCAACATGATCCCGCGCGAGGGCGGCAACACCTACAGCGGGCAGTTCTACACGGGGTACTCCAGCGACGCGTTGGCCGCCGACCACACGAGCGTTCCGGCGGCGATCGAGGGCCGGGCCTCGTCGTCGGAGGGCAACACCCTGTTCTGGGACCTCAACGCGGCCTACGGCGGGCCGATCGTGCGCGACAAGTTCTGGTTCTTCATGAGCTCGCGCCGCTGGCAGGTGGACAAGCCGATCACCGGCAGCTTCTACCGCAACATGGACGGCACGTGGCCGCGATACTTCGATCCGAGCCCCGTCAAGCTCGACGGCAAGGACGGCCGCGAGCTGCTGTCCGGCATCGACGCCAACACCATCACCAGCGGCCTGCTGCGTCTGACCTGGCAGGCCAACGCCTCGAACAAGTTCTCCGCCTACATGGACCGGATCTTCAAGGACCGCTTCCGGCCGCACGGCGCCGGCGACGACCCGGCCACCGCGCCCAACCACCAGGGCTCGCCCATCTACTACACCGGGTCGGCCAAGTGGACGTCGACGCTGAGCAGCCGGCTGCTGCTCGAGGCGGGCTACTCGTCGAACGTCGAGAACTGGAGCTACGAGGAGCGGCAGGACGCGCCGCCCTACGGGCCGGCGCGGCCACTCCGGCAGTCGCGTCCAGGCGGCGGCGTGCCGTTCTGTCCGAGCACGCCGTGCTACCACGTCGGCGATCCGGCCGCCATCGCCCTGCAGTCGGGCGGCACGATGGACCCGTGGTACCAGATCGTGCGCCGCAACGACGCCAACGCCAACTTCCGCGACCGCGGCAACTGGAGCTACGTCCACGAGACGCCCGAGCGCTTCAACTACAACGTCGCGATGTCCTACGTCACCGGCTCGCACAACATGAAGGTCGGCGTGATGAACAGTTGGGGCATCCACGACCGCTCCCACGACATGAACGCCGATCTGTGGCAGCAGAACTACCGGGACGGCGTGCCGTACCAGGTGCGGGTGTCGAACACGCCGATCTGGCGGCCGATGGACTACCAGCAGGACATGGGCATCTTCGCCCAGGACACGTGGACCATCGACCGCCTGACGCTCAACCTCGGCGTGCGCTACGAGATCAACCGCGGGCGCAACCGCGCAACCGAACACGCCCAGAACCGCTTCGTGCCGTACTTCAGCGTGGCCGAACGCGACCAGTTGCCGAACTGGAACGACATCGCGCCCCGCTTAGGCATGGCCTACGACCTGTTCGGCGACGCGTCGACCGCGCTGAAGTTCTCGTGGGGCCGCTACAACGGCTCGAACACCACCAGCTATGCGCGGCAGTTCAACGCGGTGACGCACGCGGGCGAGAACCGCAACTGGTTCGACTGCGCGCTCAGTCCGATGGACGACACGCGCTGCGCGACCCGGCAGGAGCTGATGACGATGGGCTTCGATCCGTCTGTTGCCTTCGGGACGAGCACGGCCGACATGCACACGGTCGGCGCCGCCGGCACCGCGCACAACGGCGGCACCAACGGCGACGACTACGTGCAGGACTGGGAGATCGGCTTCCCGGTGTCGGCCGCGTTCGGCCTGCCGGGCTCCGTGCCGACCGAGGATCCCAACGGCGTCGAGCGGCCCTGGGTCAGCCTGATGAACCTGGGGATCGAGCGCGAGCTGGTGACCGGACTCTCCGTCAACGCGAACTGGTACCGGCGCGAGTCGTTCGACCCCATCATCCAGTACGGCCGCGGGTTGACCCACGCCGACTGGACGGCGCTGAGCATTCCGAATCCGTGCGCCGCCACCGGGACCGCCCCGAACGGCTTCCCGTGCTCGACGCGCGGGGTTTCGGTGCCGTCGACGCTCACCATCTACAATCTGAACCCGGAGGCGCGGGGGCTGTTTGGCACCGATCGGTTCATGCGCAACTCGAGCTCGAACTCCGATGTCTACAACGGCTTCGAGGCCGGCTTCAACGCGCGCCTGGCGGCGGGCGCCACGATCTTCGGCGGCTGGTCGATGGAGCGGGCCATCCTCAACCGTTGCGACCAACCGGAGGATCCCAACAAGCTGCTGTTCTGCGACGCGTCGCAGTTCAACATTCCGTTCCTGCACGACTTCAAGATCTCCGGCACGGTGCCGCTGCCCGGCGGCATCCAGTTGAGCGGGTCGGCGCAGTTCTATCCCGCGCAGGAGATGGCCATCCGGGGTACGGACAACTTCGGCGGCACCAACCAGGGCGGCACGACGTTCGACGACGTGCACGCCTACATCGGCAACCTGAACTACAACACGACCGTGGACGACTTCGCGGCCCAGGGCGTGACGCGCACCCAGGGCCTGTCGATCCCACTGATGCCGCCGGGCTC